A region of the Massilia sp. erpn genome:
CGGAGGTATACAGGATGAACAGCGGGTGTTCGGCGTCGACCCATTCCGGTTCGCATTCGGCCGATTGGGCCGCCACCAGGTCGTGCAGCCAGATGTCGCGGCCGGCCGTAAAGCCGACGTTGCCGCCCGTGCGTTTGTAGACGATGACGTTTTTGATCGAGTCGCAGCCACCCATGGCCAGCGCTTCGTCGACGATGGCTTTCAGCGGCAGCTGTTTGCCGCCGCGCAGTTGCTCGTCGCCGGTGATCACGGCCACGGCGCCGGCGTCGATGATGCGCTCCTGCAGCGATTTGGCGGAGAAGCCGCCGAATACCACGGAGTGGGTGGCGCCGATGCGGGCGCAGGCCTGCATGGCGGCCACGCCTTCCACCGACATCGACATATAGATGATGACGCGGTCGCCCTTCTTGATGCCCAGCGCTTTCAGGCCGTTGGCGAATTTGCTGACTTTCTCATGCAGCTCTTTGTAGCTGACTTTGGTGACCTGGCCGTCGTCGGCCTCGAAGATGATGGCGGTCTTCTCGGCGTTGCCGTTGCTCAGATTGCGGTCCAGGCAGTTGTAGGACACGTTGAGCTTGCCGTCCTCGAACCATTTATAGAACGGCGCATTGTCTTCGTTCAGGGTGCGCGTGAAGGGCTGCTTCCATTCGATGTTCTCGCGCGCCAGACGGGCCCAGAAGCCTTCGTAGTCGCGCGCGGCTTCGTCGCACAGGGCCTGATAGGCGGCCATGCCGGAAATGGCGGCCTTGTCGATAAAGGCAGCGGGCGGTGCGAAAATACGGGATTCCATTGGGCCTTGCTGCTCGGTGCCTTGCGGGGTGGCGGTCATGCTTGTCTCCATCCAAGTTAATTAGTTTGCCAACAACATTAGACCCGATCGCTTACTAAGTCCTTACAGGCTTCTTTTTACCGGCCCGCTTGCTCTCTTAAGCTTTTTGGCAACTTGGTCACTTATACAATTCTAACCGGATTCTGCCCGGCGGCGATGCGGACTTTGATTCGGGCGCGGTGAACGCGGCAGGCTGGAGCACGTGTAAAATGTCGGCTGTTTTTATTGCACCGCTTCCCGGAGACTACTTACTAATGACCGATCCCTATCGCCCGAACGGCCAGAAACTGAGCCCGATTCCCGCCTTTATCTTCATGTCCCGCTGGCTGCAGCTGCCGCTGTACCTGGGCCTGATCCTGGCGCAGTGCGTCTACGTCTTCCATTTCTGGGTTGAGCTGAAAGACCTGATCGGCGCCGCGCTCGGCAATGAAGCCTCGCTGCAGCATATCTTCCAGGCCGTCGCCGTGCCTGGCGCCGCCATGCCGACCAAGCTCAATGAATCGACCATCATGCTGGTCGTGCTGGGCCTGATCGACGTGGTCATGATCTCCAATCTGCTGATCATGGTGATTGTGGGCGGCTACGAAACCTTCGTCTCGCGCATGCACCTGGAAGGCCATCCGGATCAGCCGGAATGGCTGTCGCACGTGAATGCCTCGGTCCTCAAGACCAAGCTGGCCATGGCCATCATCGGCATTTCTTCGATCCACCTACTGAAGACTTTCATCAATGCGCAGGCTTACGAGCCCAAGATACTGATCGCGCAAACCGTTATCCACGTCGTCTTCCTGCTGTCGGCCCTGGCCATCGCCTATACCGACCGCCTGATGACGAGCACTCACAACGAATCAAAGCACCATTAATCCGCCTTCGTAAGCGAGAACATCATGACCATCATAAAGCAAGACGACCTGATCGAATCCGTTGCCGCCGCCCTGCAGTACATCAGCTACTACCACCCGGCCGACTATATCCAGCATCTGGCGCGCGCCTACGAGGCCGAGCAAAGCCCAGCCGCCAAGGACGCGATCGCGCAGATCCTGACCAACTCGCGCATGTGCGCGGAAGGCAAGCGTCCAATCTGCCAGGATACCGGCATGGTCAACGTCTTCCTGAAAATCGGCATGGGCGTGCGCTTTGAAGGCTTCACTGGCAGCGTGACCGACGCCGTCAACGAAGGCGTGCGCCGCGCCTACAACTTCGCCGACAACAAGCTGCGCGCCTCCATCGTGGCTGACCCGCACTTCGAGCGCAAGAACACCAAGGACAACACCCCGGCCGTGGTGCATATGGAACTGGTGGAAGGCAATACCGTCGACGTGGGCGTGGCGGCCAAAGGCGGCGGCTCCGAGAACAAGACCAAGTTCGTGATGCTGAATCCATCCGACTCGCTGGTGGACTGGGTGCTGAAGACCGTGCCGCTGATGGGCGCCGGCTGGTGCCCGCCCGGCATGCTGGGCATCGGCATCGGCGGCAGCGCCGAAAAAGCCATGCTGCTGGCCAAAGAGTCGCTGATGGAAGACATCGATATGTACGAGCTGAAAAAGCGCGGCCCGCAGAACAAGCTGGAAGAGCTGCGCATCGAACTGTGCGACAAGATCAATGCGCTGGGCATCGGCGCCCAAGGCCTGGGCGGCCTGACCACGGTGCTGGACGTGAAGATCAATATGTACCCGACCCACGCGGCGTCCAAGCCGGTGGCCATGATCCCGAACTGCGCCGCCACCCGCCATGCCCACTTCGTGCTGGACGGCTCCGGCCCGGCCTACATCGAACCGCCGGCGATCTCCACCTGGCCTGACGTGAGCTGGGCGCCGGACACCGAGAAGTCCAAGCGCGTCGACCTGAACACCCTGACCAAGGAAGAAGTCGCGTCCTGGAAACCGGGCCAGACCCTGCTCCTGAACGGCAAGATGCTGACCGGCCGCGACGCCGCGCACAAGCGCATCCAGGACATGCTGGCCAAGGGCGAGCAGCTGCCGGTGGACTTCACCAACCGCGTCATCTACTACGTCGGCCCGGTCGATCCGGTGCGCGACGAAGTGGTCGGCCCGGCCGGTCCTACCACCGCCACCCGCATGGACAAGTTCACCGACATGATGCTGGAGAAGACCGGCCTGATCTCGATGGTGGGCAAGGCCGAGCGTGGTCCGACCGCGATCGAATCGATCCAGAAGCACAAATCGGCCTACCTGATGGCGGTGGGCGGCGCGGCTTACCTGGTATCGAAAGCGATCAAGCACGCCAAGGTGGTCGGCTTCGCCGACCTGGGCATGGAAGCGATCTACGAGTTCGACGTGGTCGACATGCCGGTGACGGTGGCGGTCGATTCCACCGGCACCTCGGTGCACAACACCGGCCCGAAAGAATGGGCGGTGAAGATCGAAGCGCTGAAAGCAGCCGTTCCAGCCTAAGGAAGCGATGAGCAAAGCCCCTACCCTGCCCGCCGGAGCCGACGCCCCCATCGGCGTCTTCGACTCCGGCGTGGGCGGCCTGTCCGTGCTGCGCCACATCCAGCAGCAGCTGCCGCAAGAGAATGTGCTCTACTTCGCCGACATCGGCTTTGCGCCCTATGGCGACAAGCCGGAAGCGGCGGTGGTCGAGCGCGCGCTGGCAGTGGCGGCGTTTCTCATCGGGCATGGGGCCAAGGCGCTGGTGGTAGCCTGCAATACCGCCACCGTCGCCGCCATCAAGGCCATTCGCGCTGCCTGGCCGGGCATGCCGATCGTGGGTGTGGAACCGGGCCTGAAACCCGGCGCCGCCACCACCCGCAACGGCACGGTGGGCGTGATGGCCACCGATAACACCCTGCGC
Encoded here:
- a CDS encoding fumarate hydratase; protein product: MTIIKQDDLIESVAAALQYISYYHPADYIQHLARAYEAEQSPAAKDAIAQILTNSRMCAEGKRPICQDTGMVNVFLKIGMGVRFEGFTGSVTDAVNEGVRRAYNFADNKLRASIVADPHFERKNTKDNTPAVVHMELVEGNTVDVGVAAKGGGSENKTKFVMLNPSDSLVDWVLKTVPLMGAGWCPPGMLGIGIGGSAEKAMLLAKESLMEDIDMYELKKRGPQNKLEELRIELCDKINALGIGAQGLGGLTTVLDVKINMYPTHAASKPVAMIPNCAATRHAHFVLDGSGPAYIEPPAISTWPDVSWAPDTEKSKRVDLNTLTKEEVASWKPGQTLLLNGKMLTGRDAAHKRIQDMLAKGEQLPVDFTNRVIYYVGPVDPVRDEVVGPAGPTTATRMDKFTDMMLEKTGLISMVGKAERGPTAIESIQKHKSAYLMAVGGAAYLVSKAIKHAKVVGFADLGMEAIYEFDVVDMPVTVAVDSTGTSVHNTGPKEWAVKIEALKAAVPA
- a CDS encoding YqhA family protein, with amino-acid sequence MTDPYRPNGQKLSPIPAFIFMSRWLQLPLYLGLILAQCVYVFHFWVELKDLIGAALGNEASLQHIFQAVAVPGAAMPTKLNESTIMLVVLGLIDVVMISNLLIMVIVGGYETFVSRMHLEGHPDQPEWLSHVNASVLKTKLAMAIIGISSIHLLKTFINAQAYEPKILIAQTVIHVVFLLSALAIAYTDRLMTSTHNESKHH